In a genomic window of Pontibacter liquoris:
- the mnmE gene encoding tRNA uridine-5-carboxymethylaminomethyl(34) synthesis GTPase MnmE — MSLIHTLTTTDTIVAVATAAGTGAIAVIRLSGPKAISITNAVFKGKDLAGQPSHTIHFGTIRDGEKVLDEVLVSLFVAPHSYTKENVVEISCHGSDFIVQQIVKLLLSKGGRLANAGEFTKRAFLNGQFDLAQAEAVADLIASDSALSHEVAMKQMRGGFSQEIKRLRGELVHFASMIELELDFGEEDVEFADREQLRALINNIQSIIRELLKSFELGNVIKNGVPTVIVGKPNAGKSTLLNQLLNEEKAIVSDVPGTTRDFIEDEINIGGITFRFIDTAGLRETTDKVEAIGVERTMQKLSQSSLIIYLFDITEETAEEVQAELDRLNPDKRPILAVANKMDQASPEKLAALQQSITGVLPISAAQGANLDELKQALVDKVTLGKLNTQQQTIVTNLRHVDSLNKTYAALDDVLNGLALGISNDLVAADIRRALYSLGEITGEITTDDLLDNIFTKFCIGK; from the coding sequence ATTAGTTTGATACATACCCTCACCACCACCGATACCATTGTAGCCGTTGCCACTGCGGCGGGTACGGGTGCTATTGCTGTCATCCGCTTGTCCGGACCTAAGGCCATCAGCATTACCAATGCCGTTTTTAAAGGCAAAGACCTGGCCGGGCAGCCCAGCCATACCATCCATTTCGGTACTATCCGCGATGGGGAAAAGGTGCTGGACGAAGTGCTGGTGTCGCTGTTTGTGGCGCCCCACTCCTATACCAAAGAAAACGTAGTGGAGATCTCCTGCCACGGCTCCGATTTCATTGTGCAGCAGATTGTAAAGCTGTTGCTCAGCAAAGGAGGGCGCCTGGCCAATGCCGGAGAGTTCACCAAACGCGCTTTCCTGAACGGGCAGTTCGACCTGGCGCAGGCCGAGGCGGTAGCCGACCTGATCGCTTCCGATTCTGCTCTCTCGCATGAGGTAGCCATGAAGCAGATGCGCGGCGGTTTTTCGCAAGAGATCAAGCGCCTGCGGGGCGAGTTGGTGCATTTTGCCTCCATGATTGAGCTTGAACTGGACTTTGGCGAAGAAGACGTAGAGTTTGCCGACCGCGAACAGCTGCGGGCGCTCATCAACAACATTCAAAGCATCATCCGCGAACTTTTAAAATCATTTGAACTAGGCAACGTCATCAAGAACGGCGTGCCGACCGTGATCGTGGGCAAGCCGAATGCCGGAAAATCCACCCTGCTCAACCAACTACTGAACGAAGAAAAAGCCATCGTGTCGGATGTGCCGGGTACTACCCGCGATTTTATTGAGGACGAGATTAACATTGGCGGCATCACATTCCGTTTTATTGATACGGCCGGGCTGCGCGAAACCACAGATAAAGTGGAAGCCATTGGTGTGGAGCGCACCATGCAAAAGCTCAGCCAGTCGTCGCTCATCATCTACCTCTTCGATATAACCGAAGAAACAGCCGAAGAGGTGCAGGCAGAGCTGGACCGGCTGAACCCAGACAAGCGCCCTATACTTGCTGTGGCCAATAAAATGGACCAGGCCTCGCCGGAGAAACTGGCTGCGCTACAACAAAGTATAACCGGCGTGCTGCCGATCTCTGCTGCCCAGGGAGCAAACCTGGACGAGCTGAAGCAGGCCCTGGTAGACAAAGTAACACTGGGTAAACTCAACACCCAGCAGCAGACCATCGTGACCAACCTGCGCCACGTCGATAGCCTGAATAAGACCTATGCGGCGCTGGATGATGTACTCAATGGCCTGGCTCTCGGCATCAGCAACGACCTGGTAGCCGCTGATATTCGTCGTGCACTGTATAGTTTGGGTGAGATTACAGGCGAGATCACGACGGATGATCTGCTCGATAATATTTTCACGAAGTTCTGCATTGGAAAGTAA
- a CDS encoding thioredoxin family protein: MLKTPLIGTAAALTLLASVYKVNETAAANLPGTELAQPSIKAEPIHWLTIEEAAARQKKEPRKMMIDVYTDWCGWCKKMDKTTFADPELAAYVNAHYYAIKLDAEGKDPITLDGHTFKYNPEYRSHELAIALLNGQMSYPSTVYLDEEMKMLSPVPGYLDAPAFMKILRYFGGNHHKTMTWQEYEKK, translated from the coding sequence ATGCTTAAAACGCCCCTGATCGGAACAGCCGCTGCCCTTACCCTGCTGGCTTCCGTCTACAAAGTAAATGAAACTGCCGCGGCAAACTTGCCGGGCACGGAGCTGGCTCAACCAAGTATAAAAGCGGAGCCCATCCACTGGCTTACGATCGAAGAAGCGGCAGCGCGGCAAAAAAAGGAGCCTCGCAAAATGATGATCGACGTGTATACCGACTGGTGTGGCTGGTGTAAGAAGATGGATAAGACCACATTTGCCGACCCGGAGCTGGCTGCCTATGTGAACGCCCATTACTATGCCATTAAATTGGATGCAGAAGGCAAGGACCCGATCACCCTGGATGGCCATACTTTTAAGTATAATCCTGAATACCGCTCGCATGAACTGGCAATAGCCCTACTGAACGGGCAAATGAGCTACCCGTCCACAGTTTACCTGGACGAGGAAATGAAAATGCTCTCGCCGGTCCCCGGCTACCTGGATGCACCTGCTTTCATGAAGATTCTCCGTTATTTTGGCGGCAATCACCATAAAACCATGACGTGGCAAGAGTATGAGAAGAAGTAG
- a CDS encoding metal-dependent transcriptional regulator has protein sequence MHSFTEENYIKAIYKLSGGGEQGVSTNALADALATKAASVTDMLRRLSAKNLVHYIKYRGVTLTEAGEAVALQIIRKHRLWEVFLVEKLHFSWDEVHEVAEELEHVRSELLIQRMDAFLGHPKYDPHGDPIPSEDGKMKPKKQKLLADMEVAEAGVVVGVNDSQPLFLQHLDRMGISLGSRIEVADRIPYDNSLEIRLEGSKTLHLSYEITKNIYLSA, from the coding sequence GTGCATAGCTTCACCGAGGAAAACTATATCAAAGCCATCTACAAGCTGTCGGGCGGTGGCGAACAGGGCGTGAGTACCAACGCGCTGGCTGATGCGCTGGCGACCAAAGCAGCTTCGGTAACCGATATGCTGCGCCGGCTGAGCGCCAAGAACCTGGTGCACTACATCAAATACCGGGGTGTCACGCTCACGGAAGCGGGCGAGGCAGTGGCGCTGCAGATCATCCGCAAGCACCGGCTTTGGGAAGTGTTTTTGGTAGAGAAGCTCCACTTTAGCTGGGACGAGGTGCACGAGGTGGCCGAAGAACTGGAGCACGTGCGCTCCGAACTGCTCATCCAGCGCATGGATGCGTTTCTGGGGCATCCCAAGTATGACCCGCACGGCGATCCGATTCCATCGGAAGATGGGAAGATGAAGCCGAAAAAGCAGAAGCTGCTAGCCGACATGGAAGTAGCGGAAGCCGGGGTGGTAGTGGGCGTAAACGATTCGCAGCCCCTTTTTCTGCAACACCTCGACAGGATGGGTATTTCGCTGGGGAGCCGGATCGAAGTAGCGGATCGCATACCCTATGACAACTCCCTGGAGATCCGGCTGGAAGGCAGTAAAACCCTGCACCTCTCCTACGAGATCACAAAAAACATCTACCTGTCGGCCTGA
- a CDS encoding Nramp family divalent metal transporter has protein sequence METKLTQEPLSGKSLGEVHSSIDTTSQTGFWKKLFSFLGPAYLVSVGYMDPGNWATDIAGGSQFGYKLLWVLLMSNLMAILLQSLSARLGVVRGKDLAQASREAYPSYINIPLYILAEIAIAACDLAEVLGMAIGLQLLFGLPLIWGVSLTVLDTFLLLFLINKGMRKMEAFILVLVTIIGGAFVLEMFFAKPDVGELVQGFIPSIPNSDALYIAIGIIGATVMPHNLYLHSSLVQTRKIERSSDGIRKAIRFNNIDSAVALNLALFVNAAILILAAAAFYKNGMYTVSEIKDAHKFLAPLLGSEWAPVLFAVALIAAGQSSTLTGTLAGQIVMEGYLNLRIQPWLRRMITRLLAVVPALFVIIYFGEDATGELLVLSQVILSLQLGFAVIPLIHFVSHKQQMGEFAAGKWAKTGAWLSASIIVVLNANLVYEELTGWLHTSQHALLIGFAVVPVVMACALLLLYITFQPFVRKVREHHTPAPHFQPVSYQQPLARPVYSKIAITLDFTKADKQVINNALAIGTPAADYLLIHIVETAGALVMGPEIDDYETDSDRLNLERYVQDLRSKGYHVTYQLGFGNPKKVIPKIVKRYEAELLVMGSHGHKMMKDLILGTTIEAVRHAVNIPVLII, from the coding sequence ATGGAAACCAAGTTAACGCAGGAGCCTTTATCAGGTAAGTCTTTAGGCGAGGTTCACTCTTCTATTGATACAACGAGCCAGACAGGCTTCTGGAAAAAGCTGTTTTCTTTTCTGGGGCCGGCCTACCTGGTAAGCGTGGGGTATATGGACCCAGGCAACTGGGCGACCGACATTGCCGGGGGCAGCCAGTTTGGGTATAAGCTGTTGTGGGTGTTGCTCATGTCAAACCTGATGGCCATTCTGCTGCAAAGCCTGAGTGCCCGCCTGGGTGTGGTGCGCGGCAAAGACCTGGCGCAGGCTTCCCGCGAGGCTTACCCCAGCTACATCAATATCCCGCTCTACATTCTGGCTGAAATTGCGATTGCCGCCTGCGACCTGGCCGAAGTGCTGGGCATGGCCATTGGTTTGCAGCTGCTGTTTGGCTTGCCGTTGATCTGGGGCGTCAGCCTGACAGTGCTGGACACTTTCCTGCTGCTTTTCCTCATCAACAAGGGCATGCGCAAAATGGAAGCGTTTATACTGGTGCTAGTTACCATTATAGGCGGCGCCTTTGTGCTGGAAATGTTTTTTGCCAAGCCCGATGTAGGCGAACTGGTGCAGGGCTTTATTCCTTCCATCCCGAACAGCGACGCCCTCTACATTGCCATCGGTATAATCGGCGCTACTGTAATGCCGCATAACCTATACCTGCATTCCTCGCTGGTGCAAACGCGCAAGATCGAGCGCAGCAGCGACGGCATCCGCAAAGCGATCCGTTTCAACAACATCGACTCGGCTGTTGCTCTGAACCTGGCCCTGTTTGTGAACGCAGCCATCCTGATACTGGCGGCGGCCGCTTTCTACAAAAACGGCATGTACACCGTTTCCGAGATCAAAGATGCCCACAAGTTCCTGGCGCCATTGCTGGGCAGCGAGTGGGCGCCGGTGCTGTTTGCCGTGGCCCTTATCGCGGCCGGCCAGAGCTCCACGCTTACCGGCACGCTAGCGGGTCAGATCGTGATGGAAGGTTATTTGAACCTGCGCATCCAGCCCTGGCTCCGGCGTATGATCACCCGTTTGCTGGCAGTGGTGCCTGCCCTGTTTGTGATCATCTATTTTGGCGAAGATGCCACCGGCGAGCTGCTAGTGCTAAGCCAGGTTATACTTAGTTTGCAACTGGGCTTTGCTGTTATTCCGCTCATCCATTTTGTAAGCCATAAACAGCAGATGGGGGAATTTGCCGCCGGCAAGTGGGCAAAAACCGGCGCCTGGCTTTCCGCTTCCATTATCGTGGTATTAAACGCAAACCTTGTCTACGAAGAGCTCACCGGCTGGCTACATACTTCACAGCACGCTTTGCTCATCGGGTTTGCGGTGGTTCCTGTGGTGATGGCCTGTGCCCTGTTGCTGCTCTATATTACGTTCCAGCCTTTCGTCCGGAAAGTGCGGGAACATCATACACCAGCCCCGCATTTTCAGCCGGTAAGCTACCAGCAGCCACTTGCCAGGCCCGTTTACTCCAAAATAGCCATCACACTCGATTTTACAAAAGCCGACAAGCAGGTCATCAACAATGCCCTGGCCATCGGCACGCCTGCCGCCGATTACCTGCTCATACACATTGTGGAAACGGCCGGCGCCCTGGTTATGGGTCCTGAAATCGACGATTATGAAACAGACTCGGACCGGCTCAACCTGGAGCGCTATGTGCAGGATCTCCGCAGCAAAGGTTACCACGTCACATACCAGTTGGGCTTTGGCAATCCTAAAAAGGTTATCCCCAAAATAGTCAAGCGCTACGAGGCCGAACTGCTGGTAATGGGCTCGCACGGCCATAAAATGATGAAAGACCTGATCCTGGGAACCACGATCGAAGCGGTGCGCCATGCCGTTAACATACCTGTACTCATCATCTGA
- a CDS encoding 3-oxoacyl-ACP synthase III family protein, whose protein sequence is MRNSKIAGVGHYVPERVVTNKDLEKIMDTSDEWIRERTGIVERRYFVEGVDTTSNMGAEAARRALKMAGLEPADLDMIVFATLSPDYVFPGSGVLLQRELGIKEIPALDVRNQCSGFVYALSVADQFIKTGMYNNVLVVGSEIHSSGLDFSTRGRGVSVIFGDGAGAAVLTPSDSNEQGILSTHLHADGEFAEELATIDPGSNKKNRLTHEMIDEGTIYPYMNGNTVFKHAVTRFPEVITEALQKNNYQPSDIDMLIPHQANLRITSYIQQKMQLPMEKVFSNIHKYGNTTAASIPIALSEAVLEGRIKEGDLVCLAAFGSGFTWASALIRW, encoded by the coding sequence ATGCGAAATTCAAAAATTGCCGGTGTTGGCCACTATGTTCCGGAAAGGGTTGTGACCAACAAAGACCTGGAGAAGATCATGGATACGTCTGATGAGTGGATCAGGGAGAGAACCGGGATTGTGGAGCGCCGCTACTTTGTAGAGGGTGTTGATACGACCTCTAACATGGGCGCAGAGGCTGCCCGCAGGGCGCTGAAAATGGCCGGACTGGAACCAGCAGACCTGGACATGATCGTATTTGCGACCTTAAGCCCGGACTATGTATTTCCGGGATCCGGAGTGCTGTTGCAGCGCGAACTGGGCATCAAGGAAATCCCAGCGCTAGATGTGCGCAACCAATGCTCGGGCTTTGTGTATGCCCTATCGGTAGCCGACCAGTTCATCAAAACCGGCATGTATAACAATGTGCTGGTGGTAGGTTCTGAGATCCACTCCAGCGGCCTGGACTTCTCGACACGGGGCCGCGGCGTTTCGGTAATCTTTGGCGACGGTGCCGGCGCGGCAGTGCTCACCCCTTCCGATAGCAACGAACAGGGCATACTTTCCACCCACCTGCACGCCGACGGCGAATTTGCTGAAGAACTGGCGACCATCGACCCGGGCAGCAATAAGAAAAACCGCCTCACCCACGAGATGATCGACGAAGGCACCATTTACCCCTATATGAACGGCAACACCGTGTTTAAGCACGCGGTTACGCGCTTCCCGGAGGTGATCACAGAAGCCCTGCAGAAAAACAACTATCAGCCCTCCGACATTGATATGCTGATCCCGCACCAGGCTAACCTGCGCATCACGTCCTATATACAGCAGAAAATGCAGCTGCCGATGGAAAAAGTGTTCAGCAACATTCACAAGTATGGCAACACCACGGCAGCCTCCATTCCCATCGCCCTGAGCGAAGCAGTGTTGGAAGGACGCATCAAGGAAGGTGACCTGGTGTGCCTGGCCGCTTTTGGCAGCGGGTTTACCTGGGCCTCAGCCCTCATCCGGTGGTAG